From the Paenibacillus sp. FSL H8-0548 genome, one window contains:
- a CDS encoding carbohydrate ABC transporter permease, producing the protein MSFVATKKMSAFDWVIYTFLALISLLCLFPFIYVFSVSFTDPEAYVPLKFYFFPDQWSLAAYNYLLSTNSFLFALKNTVFITVVGTVLNIIVSFTLAYTLTKKLMPGRNIMMSAVIFTLVFNAGIVPGYILIKQLGLINSLWSLIWPSLTNAWSLIVIKSFFESLPSELEDAAKIDGCSDIGVFTRIVIPLSMPAIAAFTLFFAVAYWNTYFNALIYLSDSKKWTLQLLIKTLVIDSDSNAVGQAGAGGDARAVPQETIRMASIMLAMLPILVVYPFLQKHFAKGVMLGSVKG; encoded by the coding sequence ATGAGCTTTGTTGCAACGAAGAAGATGTCAGCCTTTGATTGGGTAATCTATACATTCCTGGCTTTGATTTCACTGCTCTGTCTATTTCCTTTCATTTATGTATTTAGTGTTTCCTTTACTGATCCTGAAGCATATGTTCCGCTTAAGTTTTATTTTTTTCCAGATCAATGGTCTCTCGCCGCGTATAACTATTTACTGTCGACAAACAGCTTTTTATTCGCGCTGAAAAATACCGTTTTTATTACCGTCGTAGGCACGGTACTGAATATCATCGTTTCTTTCACATTAGCGTATACGCTTACAAAAAAATTAATGCCTGGACGCAACATCATGATGAGCGCAGTTATTTTCACATTAGTATTCAATGCTGGAATTGTACCGGGCTACATTCTGATCAAGCAGTTAGGACTTATTAATTCGCTTTGGAGCTTAATCTGGCCCAGCTTGACGAATGCATGGAGCTTAATTGTGATTAAAAGCTTTTTTGAATCACTGCCCTCCGAACTTGAAGATGCGGCTAAGATTGACGGCTGTTCAGATATCGGTGTATTTACGAGAATAGTGATTCCTTTATCGATGCCTGCAATAGCTGCCTTTACGCTTTTTTTCGCAGTAGCTTACTGGAATACCTATTTTAACGCCTTGATCTATTTATCAGATTCTAAGAAATGGACGCTGCAATTACTGATCAAGACGCTTGTTATTGATTCTGATTCCAATGCTGTCGGGCAGGCGGGTGCAGGCGGCGATGCACGAGCTGTACCACAGGAAACCATACGAATGGCTTCTATCATGCTGGCTATGCTCCCTATTCTAGTTGTTTATCCGTTCCTGCAGAAACATTTTGCCAAGGGTGTCATGCTAGGTTCTGTGAAAGGTTAA
- a CDS encoding phytanoyl-CoA dioxygenase family protein yields MDKSCLQYSLTEEERRTFDETGYLILKNILSEDQVAELTKEVDAIYEEKLNLGHDPKKAMFHPNFIPDHKLFLDLVDYEKVLPKVWGILGWNIYLYHCHMIVTPPTGLEKHDRTFAWHQDSGRMNREMESHPRPRVSLKVAYFLSDISEAGRGNFYIVPNSHLKDDDIIIPDGEGQPEGAIPVRVKPGTAVFFDRRLWHAASPNWSDITRKVLFYGYGYRWVRTKDDMTVSDLWDASSPIRKQLLGAGKNADSYYTPTDADVPLRTWLQEHAPELAKW; encoded by the coding sequence ATGGACAAATCTTGCTTGCAGTACTCATTGACAGAGGAAGAACGCCGTACCTTTGATGAAACGGGTTATCTTATTTTAAAAAATATCCTTTCAGAGGATCAGGTTGCGGAGTTAACCAAAGAAGTGGATGCGATCTATGAAGAAAAGCTGAACCTAGGACATGATCCCAAAAAAGCGATGTTCCATCCTAACTTTATACCGGATCATAAGCTGTTTCTTGATTTGGTTGACTATGAGAAGGTGCTGCCAAAGGTATGGGGAATTTTAGGCTGGAATATTTATTTATACCATTGTCACATGATCGTAACGCCGCCGACAGGTCTTGAGAAGCATGACCGCACATTCGCTTGGCATCAGGACAGCGGCAGGATGAACCGAGAAATGGAATCCCATCCACGTCCGCGTGTTTCATTGAAGGTGGCTTACTTCCTATCGGATATTTCGGAAGCGGGCCGCGGTAATTTCTATATCGTACCGAACAGCCATTTGAAAGATGATGATATCATCATTCCTGATGGCGAAGGGCAGCCGGAAGGCGCGATTCCTGTTCGTGTTAAGCCAGGTACTGCAGTGTTTTTTGATCGCAGATTGTGGCATGCGGCAAGTCCGAACTGGTCGGACATTACTCGTAAGGTGCTGTTCTATGGGTACGGTTACCGATGGGTACGTACAAAAGATGATATGACGGTCAGTGATCTATGGGATGCCAGCTCGCCGATTCGCAAGCAGCTGCTGGGTGCTGGCAAAAATGCAGATAGCTACTATACGCCGACGGATGCAGACGTTCCGCTTCGTACTTGGTTGCAGGAACATGCCCCTGAACTAGCGAAATGGTAG
- a CDS encoding heme-degrading domain-containing protein, whose amino-acid sequence MQELNLLLEQLLLEEKALQFSHFTNKMAFEIGSRIVAKAEAEGKSILVDIQRNGQCLFHCAMEGKTLNNAQWIKRKNNVVRQFGRSSYYMATLLKSKNMTMTEWGFLDPNEYAAVGGAFPLIIKDVGIVGTISVSGLPQEDDHQMVTSVLKEFVS is encoded by the coding sequence ATGCAAGAGCTTAACTTGCTGCTGGAACAGCTTTTACTAGAGGAGAAGGCGCTCCAGTTCAGCCATTTTACGAATAAAATGGCATTTGAAATTGGAAGCCGAATCGTGGCGAAAGCAGAGGCAGAAGGGAAGTCGATTTTAGTTGATATTCAAAGAAATGGACAGTGCCTCTTTCACTGCGCAATGGAAGGCAAAACCTTGAACAATGCACAGTGGATTAAACGCAAAAATAATGTCGTTCGTCAGTTTGGTCGCAGCTCGTATTATATGGCCACCTTGTTGAAGTCCAAAAACATGACTATGACAGAATGGGGTTTTCTTGATCCAAATGAATATGCGGCAGTAGGGGGAGCCTTTCCTTTAATCATTAAGGATGTTGGTATCGTAGGAACGATCTCGGTTTCTGGATTGCCTCAAGAAGATGATCACCAAATGGTGACCTCGGTTCTTAAGGAATTTGTGAGCTGA
- a CDS encoding ABC transporter permease subunit produces MIKQYKYMYALAVPGILFFMLFKFAPMWGLLLAFKDYNPYSGFSDSEWVGAKHFVELFSDSNFYIMLRNTFAINMFGLLFMFPVPILLALMLNEVRHEGFKKLNQSIVYLPHFLSWVVVVSMTFFMLSSDVGIVNKLLIELGREPVTFLSEPKYFWGLITLQNMWKEAGWGTIIFLAAMAGVDPQRYEAAVVDGASRLRQIWHITLPAIRPTIVILLILRIGQMADVGFEQVLLMINPLVVSVGEVFDTYAYTHGILSGQISVGITVGMFKGVVGLILVLASNYIVKKMGQEGIY; encoded by the coding sequence ATGATCAAACAGTATAAGTATATGTACGCACTTGCTGTGCCGGGTATCCTGTTCTTCATGTTATTTAAATTTGCTCCGATGTGGGGACTGCTTCTGGCCTTCAAGGATTACAACCCTTACAGCGGCTTCAGCGACAGTGAATGGGTCGGGGCGAAGCATTTTGTTGAATTATTTTCTGATTCTAATTTTTATATCATGCTGCGGAATACTTTTGCGATAAATATGTTTGGTTTACTGTTCATGTTCCCAGTCCCAATTCTGCTTGCCCTTATGCTGAACGAAGTTCGGCATGAGGGCTTTAAGAAGCTGAATCAATCGATTGTATATTTGCCCCATTTTCTATCATGGGTAGTGGTTGTCAGCATGACCTTCTTCATGCTTTCCTCGGATGTTGGTATTGTCAATAAACTTCTGATCGAACTCGGACGCGAGCCTGTTACCTTTTTATCAGAGCCTAAATATTTCTGGGGCTTGATTACGCTTCAAAATATGTGGAAAGAGGCCGGCTGGGGAACGATCATTTTTTTAGCAGCCATGGCCGGTGTTGATCCGCAAAGGTATGAGGCTGCTGTAGTCGATGGAGCTAGCAGACTTCGGCAAATTTGGCATATCACACTGCCTGCAATCCGTCCGACGATTGTCATCCTGCTTATTTTAAGAATCGGCCAAATGGCAGACGTCGGCTTCGAGCAGGTGCTGCTAATGATTAATCCGCTTGTTGTTTCCGTTGGTGAAGTGTTTGATACTTACGCCTATACACACGGGATTCTGAGCGGGCAGATCAGTGTCGGAATTACAGTTGGCATGTTTAAAGGGGTTGTGGGCTTGATACTGGTATTAGCTTCTAATTATATTGTTAAGAAAATGGGTCAGGAAGGCATTTACTAG
- a CDS encoding helix-turn-helix domain-containing protein: MRRWLKVLYKTFFSMLPQTNYLRRLIWFGCLTVSIPILIAGSAYYHFSVVKLTNQFKEDNKGALTLVKDRMENILGNIEQESLEISISPTMKENIGKRGFGNEWLQQMAILDMFQVHKNSYSLIDDIVFYEGLSDVVITNNYGYVRFDNYRDSQDIDVALNVLAPASWSYLPDASKSGYISYIRRIPDIPADQPQSVLIIQVKEEMLKKNALTYSTYSKNQSLFILDSNNNTILQAASDERSDPWSEETIDLKKIINSEESSGQLVLQAGDGLSYIAAFQKTLLGRTYITLHPEGDLLEQVGWIRWMTVFLVIVFTILGMLLTYLSSKLVYNPIENLIKYGEHLQGGRSIKQKENEIEFLKSCLDYLNEQARALESYMNKTKPNLRDMLLKKLLKGFAGRGSSLLKECEEYQIPTRGSFIVLITIVDNLFKEKRFMPSEASIVLFAVVNVMKELLAKSVLHGYVVEDNERESMTILYFHEATPREQVLEMTRVFAEEIQAAMSHYLSFSVASGIGGIYKEINQISDSYREAQGALRYRIFNDAESILFFDEIERSQTQSLFFYPREHEKAVISALLQGEQMDAEKGLEQFAKTVKISESYNTIYQCYHMLLSSIIQSLEKEGPGVIDSLEDNWFDQLKARQTAREIYEWFIEFIFPLYQDITEDFRKKNVKIAIQKVCKHINENAGMNHSLSDYADMIGMSPSYLSRMFKKERGVPFVEYLMEFKVEKAKQSLQDTDLSVTEIAEIVGYSERNLNRTFQRFVGMSPKQYRMSRR, from the coding sequence ATGAGAAGATGGTTAAAGGTCTTGTACAAAACTTTTTTCTCGATGTTGCCGCAAACAAATTATTTAAGAAGGCTTATTTGGTTTGGATGCCTGACAGTGTCCATTCCGATCCTTATTGCTGGAAGCGCTTACTATCATTTTTCAGTCGTTAAATTGACGAATCAATTCAAAGAAGATAATAAAGGTGCCTTGACCTTAGTGAAGGATCGCATGGAAAATATTTTGGGGAATATCGAACAGGAATCACTTGAAATATCAATCAGTCCTACGATGAAGGAGAATATTGGAAAAAGGGGCTTTGGCAATGAATGGCTGCAGCAAATGGCAATTCTAGATATGTTTCAGGTTCACAAAAATTCCTACAGCTTAATTGATGATATCGTTTTTTATGAAGGACTTTCTGATGTAGTGATCACGAACAATTACGGCTATGTGCGATTCGATAATTACAGAGACAGCCAAGATATTGATGTCGCTTTGAATGTGCTGGCGCCTGCTTCTTGGAGCTATCTTCCTGACGCGAGTAAAAGCGGATATATCTCTTACATAAGAAGAATTCCAGACATACCGGCAGATCAACCGCAAAGTGTGCTGATTATTCAAGTAAAGGAAGAAATGCTGAAGAAAAATGCGTTGACCTATTCAACCTATTCCAAAAACCAATCGCTTTTTATTCTGGACTCCAATAACAATACGATTTTACAGGCGGCGAGCGATGAACGCTCGGATCCTTGGAGTGAGGAAACGATAGATTTGAAAAAGATCATCAATAGTGAGGAAAGCTCAGGCCAATTAGTGCTACAAGCTGGAGATGGCCTATCTTATATAGCCGCATTTCAAAAAACGCTGCTTGGAAGAACCTACATTACATTGCATCCCGAAGGTGACTTATTGGAGCAGGTTGGCTGGATTCGCTGGATGACTGTTTTCCTAGTTATCGTCTTTACTATCCTTGGTATGCTGCTTACTTATTTGTCATCAAAGCTGGTATATAATCCCATCGAGAATTTAATTAAATACGGAGAGCATTTGCAAGGAGGGCGTTCAATTAAACAGAAAGAAAACGAAATTGAATTTTTAAAATCTTGTCTTGATTATTTGAATGAACAGGCCCGCGCGCTTGAAAGCTATATGAATAAAACAAAGCCTAATTTAAGAGATATGCTTCTAAAGAAGCTATTAAAGGGCTTTGCCGGAAGAGGTAGCTCACTCCTCAAGGAATGCGAGGAATATCAGATTCCAACGAGAGGCTCTTTTATTGTACTGATTACGATCGTAGATAATTTATTTAAAGAGAAACGGTTTATGCCGAGTGAAGCCTCTATTGTGCTGTTTGCCGTAGTCAATGTGATGAAAGAATTGCTGGCGAAATCGGTATTGCATGGCTACGTGGTTGAGGATAACGAAAGAGAAAGTATGACGATCCTTTATTTTCACGAGGCAACACCTAGGGAACAGGTTTTGGAAATGACACGCGTCTTTGCTGAGGAAATTCAGGCTGCCATGAGCCACTATTTATCTTTTTCCGTAGCTAGCGGAATTGGGGGGATTTATAAGGAAATTAATCAAATATCTGATTCCTATAGAGAAGCCCAGGGGGCGCTGCGATATCGGATCTTCAATGATGCTGAGTCCATTTTATTTTTTGATGAGATCGAGCGATCACAGACGCAATCCCTCTTCTTTTATCCTCGTGAGCATGAGAAGGCCGTTATCTCAGCTTTACTCCAAGGAGAACAGATGGATGCAGAGAAGGGGCTGGAGCAATTTGCCAAGACCGTGAAAATTTCTGAATCCTACAATACGATCTATCAGTGCTACCATATGCTTCTCTCGTCGATTATTCAATCCCTCGAGAAGGAAGGTCCGGGAGTAATCGATTCACTGGAGGACAATTGGTTTGATCAATTAAAGGCACGACAAACTGCCCGTGAAATTTATGAATGGTTTATTGAATTCATATTTCCTTTATATCAGGACATTACCGAGGACTTTAGGAAAAAAAATGTGAAGATCGCCATTCAAAAGGTGTGCAAGCATATCAACGAAAATGCCGGCATGAATCACTCTCTAAGCGATTACGCAGACATGATCGGCATGAGCCCGTCTTATTTGAGCCGAATGTTTAAAAAGGAGAGGGGCGTTCCGTTCGTAGAATATTTAATGGAATTCAAAGTGGAGAAGGCGAAGCAGTCTCTGCAGGATACGGATCTAAGCGTAACGGAAATTGCAGAAATTGTTGGATACTCTGAACGGAATTTGAACCGTACCTTTCAACGCTTTGTCGGAATGTCACCCAAACAATACCGAATGTCCCGTCGTTAG
- a CDS encoding extracellular solute-binding protein produces the protein MNNFRIKRFSLWISCLLVVSMLAACSNSGGNSNSGSTESTGKNEATTKPTTTAKTEEAKPLTVKIFAGLYNDAPDMNNAYWTEWQKRTNSKLEMEWVPSGDIDTKMDLVLASGDLPEILSSPDASRPALINAAKNGAFWDLTPFLGDFSEYPNLKNNLAENALKYLSVEGKVYALPRSRSRVDLGLKIRKDWLDKLNIPVPTTLDEYAAALKQIVNADLDGNGKKDTLGIIGQGVVVDDGTVLFAAGFGALNPTFNDEGGMIETRLTPQWDDMIAYFRQMYTDGGLPKEFSVMKRTQNEELFRTGKAASYTNSIWWDDEWEKENRKTQPDAKILNLLLKGPNGDAALELQTGVSGGYYISKKVPEERVKQLLKYLDFTASQEMTDFAYYGIEGVHYTVVDGQKVLTEQGVKEVNVTSKGAGVLAYSKWGKVISASGTKEFNDAKMKEVEQFDEVGKVNPMKGLVSATWLNIWPKYESEWKTMEAKAIVGQITLEEFKAYTEKLRNLPEMKTAFKEFAAAYELFTEK, from the coding sequence ATGAATAATTTTAGGATAAAAAGGTTCTCTCTGTGGATTTCCTGTCTGCTAGTCGTGTCGATGCTGGCTGCATGTTCAAATAGTGGGGGTAATAGTAATAGTGGTAGTACTGAAAGCACTGGGAAGAATGAAGCGACGACTAAGCCGACTACAACTGCGAAGACAGAGGAAGCAAAGCCGCTTACGGTTAAAATATTTGCGGGTCTTTATAATGATGCTCCGGATATGAACAATGCCTATTGGACCGAATGGCAAAAGAGAACCAATTCTAAATTAGAAATGGAATGGGTTCCATCTGGTGACATCGACACGAAAATGGATTTGGTACTGGCTTCCGGTGATCTACCGGAAATACTCTCTTCACCAGATGCCAGCCGGCCGGCTTTGATCAATGCAGCGAAGAATGGCGCATTTTGGGATCTGACTCCTTTTCTAGGTGATTTCTCGGAATATCCGAACTTGAAGAACAACTTGGCTGAGAATGCCCTCAAATATTTGTCTGTTGAAGGCAAGGTTTATGCGCTGCCGCGTTCTCGTTCAAGAGTGGATCTTGGTCTAAAGATTCGTAAGGACTGGCTGGATAAGCTGAATATCCCCGTTCCGACCACATTAGATGAATATGCTGCTGCGTTAAAACAAATCGTTAATGCGGATTTGGATGGGAATGGAAAAAAGGATACGCTCGGCATTATCGGTCAAGGTGTTGTAGTTGATGACGGGACGGTCTTGTTCGCTGCAGGCTTTGGTGCATTGAACCCTACCTTTAATGATGAAGGGGGCATGATCGAGACTAGGCTGACGCCGCAATGGGACGATATGATAGCGTATTTCCGGCAAATGTATACAGATGGTGGCTTGCCTAAGGAATTCTCGGTTATGAAGAGAACTCAGAACGAAGAATTGTTCAGAACAGGTAAAGCAGCCTCCTATACGAACAGTATTTGGTGGGACGATGAATGGGAAAAGGAAAATAGGAAGACGCAGCCAGATGCCAAAATACTTAATCTGTTATTGAAAGGACCGAATGGCGACGCAGCATTGGAACTGCAAACAGGGGTATCAGGGGGATACTATATTTCGAAGAAGGTGCCAGAAGAAAGAGTGAAGCAGCTGCTTAAGTATTTAGATTTCACCGCGTCGCAGGAGATGACCGACTTTGCTTATTACGGCATAGAAGGTGTGCACTACACGGTAGTCGACGGACAAAAGGTACTGACAGAGCAAGGCGTGAAGGAAGTGAACGTGACGAGTAAAGGTGCGGGCGTTCTCGCTTATTCGAAGTGGGGGAAGGTGATCAGCGCTTCGGGAACAAAGGAATTTAATGATGCGAAAATGAAAGAGGTTGAACAATTTGATGAAGTAGGCAAGGTTAATCCAATGAAGGGTCTTGTATCTGCCACATGGCTGAATATTTGGCCGAAATATGAGAGTGAATGGAAGACGATGGAGGCCAAAGCCATTGTAGGTCAAATTACTTTAGAAGAATTTAAAGCATACACCGAAAAACTGAGAAATTTGCCGGAAATGAAAACAGCCTTCAAGGAATTTGCAGCAGCGTATGAATTATTCACAGAAAAATAG
- a CDS encoding aldo/keto reductase has protein sequence MNYRTLGKTGVQVSNICFGAMSFGGIADEDTSKAMFNRCREVGINFFDTADVYTGGRSEEILGKLIADCRNDIVLTSKFCLPTGKEVNARGMSRRHMKLSVEESLKRLGTDWIDVYFVHHFDSETAIEETLRGLDDLQKQGKILYPAVSNWAAWQIAKALGISSKEGLARFECIQPMYNLVKRQSEVEILPLAESEKLGVISYSPLAAGLLTGKYNAGAKLSQGRFIEHEGTQQRYAEQIYSEVAERFNKHASERGENPASLAIAWVMANPAITAPIIGARNMEQLEPLLAALNIEMTQEWRQEISALSITPPPATDRTEEVV, from the coding sequence ATGAACTATCGTACATTGGGGAAAACAGGGGTGCAGGTGTCTAACATTTGTTTTGGAGCGATGTCCTTTGGCGGTATTGCTGACGAGGATACATCTAAGGCGATGTTTAATCGCTGCCGAGAAGTAGGCATAAACTTTTTTGATACTGCTGATGTGTATACAGGCGGACGTTCAGAAGAAATATTGGGTAAGCTTATTGCGGATTGCCGCAATGATATCGTGCTAACCTCAAAATTTTGTTTGCCGACGGGTAAAGAAGTGAATGCCAGAGGGATGTCTCGCAGACATATGAAACTTTCTGTGGAAGAGAGTCTGAAGCGTCTGGGAACGGATTGGATCGATGTATACTTCGTTCATCATTTTGACTCGGAGACAGCGATTGAGGAAACACTTAGAGGCTTGGACGATTTGCAGAAGCAGGGCAAAATTTTGTATCCTGCAGTAAGCAATTGGGCTGCTTGGCAGATCGCCAAGGCGCTGGGCATATCGAGTAAAGAAGGCTTAGCCCGCTTTGAGTGTATTCAGCCTATGTACAATCTGGTGAAACGCCAGTCCGAGGTTGAAATTTTGCCGCTTGCGGAATCGGAGAAGCTCGGTGTCATAAGCTATAGCCCGCTTGCTGCGGGTTTGCTAACTGGAAAATACAATGCTGGCGCGAAGCTTTCGCAGGGCAGATTTATCGAGCATGAGGGAACTCAGCAGCGTTATGCGGAGCAAATCTACTCGGAGGTTGCCGAGCGCTTTAACAAACATGCTAGCGAACGAGGAGAAAATCCTGCATCGCTTGCCATTGCATGGGTTATGGCTAATCCTGCGATTACAGCGCCGATTATCGGTGCACGAAATATGGAGCAGCTGGAGCCGCTGCTTGCTGCGCTTAATATTGAGATGACACAGGAATGGCGTCAGGAAATATCTGCATTGTCGATCACGCCACCTCCGGCTACCGATCGAACGGAGGAAGTAGTATAA